From the genome of Elusimicrobiaceae bacterium, one region includes:
- a CDS encoding aminoacyl-tRNA hydrolase → MSYTLIAGLGNPGAQYEKTRHNAGFRVVDALAERFGADFQSWQNTGVYAKVVIGGQDVLLAKPMTYMNLSGQLVSGLARFYKIAPSNILICFDDMSLKLGGIRLRPSGSAGGQKGMKHIIEQLGTDKIARLRVGIGPKPDYFDAADFVLGKFTKEEEPVLQTAVKKAADAIQIYLQDGLEKAMNQFN, encoded by the coding sequence TTGAGTTATACACTCATTGCCGGACTGGGTAATCCGGGCGCCCAATACGAAAAAACCCGCCATAATGCCGGGTTTAGAGTAGTGGACGCATTGGCCGAGAGATTTGGTGCGGATTTCCAGTCTTGGCAAAATACAGGAGTGTATGCCAAAGTAGTAATCGGCGGACAAGATGTACTTTTGGCTAAGCCGATGACGTATATGAATTTATCGGGTCAGCTCGTTAGCGGGCTGGCCCGGTTTTATAAGATAGCGCCTTCCAACATATTAATTTGTTTTGATGATATGTCTCTAAAACTAGGCGGTATCCGCCTGCGTCCGTCCGGCTCTGCGGGGGGGCAAAAAGGCATGAAGCATATTATTGAACAGCTCGGTACTGACAAAATTGCGCGTCTGCGTGTAGGTATTGGCCCCAAACCGGACTATTTTGATGCAGCTGATTTTGTGCTGGGCAAATTTACCAAAGAAGAAGAACCTGTCTTACAAACCGCGGTTAAAAAAGCCGCTGATGCTATTCAGATTTATCTGCAAGACGGCCTAGAAAAGGCCATGAACCAGTTTAATTAA
- a CDS encoding 50S ribosomal protein L25 yields MEEMNIKAAVRTGLGVKGALSKIRAEKNVPAVIYGGHKEPVSITVSRKDLEKIMKAGKNTIVEIELPEGKEQALVKEVQFHVVTDLPIHADFQRVSLKDKMNVVVPVKLVGESADVKAYGAMVEHIMREIEVRALVSKIPHEIEVDMTPMTINTGIVAGDIKLPEGVELVTDPQAPVVHLTILKDEEPAAAPAAAADAQPESSSTKGKKDADGNLTKNADAAKK; encoded by the coding sequence ATGGAAGAAATGAACATTAAAGCCGCTGTCAGAACCGGCTTGGGCGTTAAAGGTGCACTTAGCAAAATCCGCGCCGAAAAGAACGTACCCGCCGTTATTTATGGCGGACATAAAGAACCCGTGAGCATCACGGTTAGCCGCAAAGATTTGGAAAAAATCATGAAAGCGGGTAAAAACACCATCGTAGAAATTGAATTACCGGAAGGTAAAGAACAAGCGTTGGTCAAAGAAGTACAATTCCACGTGGTAACGGATTTGCCGATTCACGCAGACTTTCAACGTGTATCTTTGAAAGACAAGATGAACGTAGTCGTTCCTGTGAAACTCGTTGGCGAATCTGCTGACGTAAAAGCCTATGGCGCCATGGTAGAACACATTATGCGCGAAATCGAAGTACGCGCTTTGGTCAGCAAAATCCCGCATGAAATTGAAGTGGATATGACCCCGATGACCATTAACACCGGTATTGTCGCGGGTGATATTAAATTGCCGGAAGGCGTGGAACTGGTAACCGATCCGCAAGCCCCGGTGGTACACTTGACCATCTTGAAAGATGAAGAACCGGCCGCCGCACCTGCTGCAGCTGCTGATGCCCAACCGGAAAGCTCTTCCACTAAGGGCAAAAAAGATGCAGACGGCAATCTGACCAAGAACGCCGACGCTGCTAAGAAATAA
- a CDS encoding ribose-phosphate pyrophosphokinase has protein sequence MTKLVNGDLCIFSGNANLALAQKIAGHLGMELGKLRVERFADGEIDVQILESVRAHDCYIIQPTCPPVNENLMELLIMVDAFKRASAGRINVVVPYFGYARADRKVTARVPITAKLASNLITTAGADRIMTLDLHAAQIQGFFDIPVDHMRARSVFLEYFKDFKREDLVVISPDVGGVERARKFAARLDVGLVIIDKRRPKANEAVVYNVIGDVKDKIAIIFDDIVDTAGTLITVANKIKERGAREVYAACSHGLLSRDAVEKINQSAIKKLIITDSLPIRDLGPKVETLSVSYILADAIRRNHDGRSIGDMFS, from the coding sequence ATGACTAAACTTGTCAACGGAGATTTGTGTATTTTTTCCGGAAATGCCAACTTGGCATTGGCTCAAAAAATTGCCGGCCATTTAGGTATGGAATTAGGCAAATTACGTGTAGAACGTTTTGCCGACGGAGAAATAGATGTGCAGATTTTGGAATCTGTACGTGCCCATGACTGTTATATCATTCAGCCCACTTGCCCGCCGGTTAATGAAAATTTGATGGAACTTTTGATTATGGTGGATGCTTTTAAGCGTGCCAGTGCCGGGCGGATTAACGTAGTAGTTCCGTATTTCGGCTATGCCCGGGCAGACCGTAAGGTCACCGCACGTGTGCCCATAACCGCCAAGCTAGCCAGTAATTTAATTACTACGGCCGGTGCGGACCGTATTATGACGCTTGATTTGCATGCGGCCCAAATTCAGGGATTTTTTGATATTCCTGTGGACCATATGCGTGCACGCAGTGTATTTTTGGAATATTTCAAAGATTTCAAACGGGAAGATTTAGTGGTAATTTCACCGGATGTGGGCGGAGTAGAACGCGCCCGTAAATTCGCCGCCAGACTGGATGTGGGGCTGGTTATTATTGATAAACGCCGTCCTAAAGCCAATGAGGCAGTGGTTTATAATGTAATCGGTGACGTCAAAGACAAAATTGCCATCATTTTTGATGATATTGTAGATACCGCCGGCACCTTGATTACGGTGGCCAATAAAATCAAAGAACGAGGCGCACGTGAAGTATATGCGGCTTGTTCCCACGGGCTCCTGTCCCGTGATGCGGTAGAAAAAATTAATCAATCAGCTATTAAAAAATTAATCATCACCGATTCCTTACCAATTAGGGATTTGGGCCCCAAAGTGGAAACGCTGTCTGTATCGTATATTTTGGCAGACGCCATTAGACGCAATCACGACGGTCGTTCTATTGGGGATATGTTTAGTTAA
- the glmU gene encoding bifunctional UDP-N-acetylglucosamine diphosphorylase/glucosamine-1-phosphate N-acetyltransferase GlmU has translation MVAQKNLCVLILAAGKGTRMKSSLPKPLHPVCGLPMLAYSLQAAQQLNPDTICVIIGHESSLVKETVTAQLSNWGITAPVVFAEQKELNGSGGAVRAALPLLPKFEDIMVLNGDVPLIRPETLRQMHYEFEMQQSGASVLSIQMSDPTGYGRIVRDENGSFSRIVEESETDEKTRNITEVNGGIYIFHSDILVPALEKLTPQGPKREFYLPDTLPLIHNSQYEVQVFPLADIQESLGVNSRAELAVVDEIMRSRINEKLMAAGVRLINPSETYIQASVKIGPDTTIYPNCYIEGDTVIGSNCLLESNVLIRNCRVADHVNIRMGSYLDDSLVAENCEVGPYARLRPGAELKTKAKVGNFCEVKKSVIGVGSKVNHLTYIGDTDMGEGVNIGAGTITCNYDGQKKHRTIIGDHCFVGSNTNFVAPVEVKPYSKIGAGSTITKEVPEGSLAIARSRQVVLENKGVKHD, from the coding sequence ATGGTAGCCCAAAAAAATTTATGTGTACTCATTCTGGCGGCCGGTAAAGGCACCCGAATGAAGTCTTCTCTCCCAAAACCGTTGCACCCCGTGTGCGGTTTACCGATGCTTGCGTATAGTTTGCAGGCTGCCCAACAATTAAATCCAGATACAATTTGTGTCATAATAGGTCATGAATCTTCTTTGGTAAAAGAAACAGTAACGGCCCAATTGTCCAATTGGGGTATTACCGCTCCGGTAGTATTTGCCGAACAAAAGGAATTAAATGGTTCCGGCGGTGCTGTGCGTGCGGCGTTGCCTTTGTTGCCTAAGTTTGAAGATATTATGGTATTAAATGGGGATGTCCCGTTGATCCGCCCCGAAACCTTACGCCAAATGCATTATGAATTTGAAATGCAGCAATCGGGGGCTTCCGTTTTGTCTATTCAAATGTCTGATCCAACGGGATACGGCCGAATTGTTAGAGATGAAAACGGCAGTTTTAGCCGCATTGTGGAAGAATCGGAAACCGATGAGAAAACCCGTAACATTACGGAAGTCAACGGGGGGATTTATATATTTCATTCCGATATTTTAGTCCCGGCTTTGGAAAAATTAACCCCACAAGGTCCTAAACGAGAATTTTATTTGCCGGACACTTTGCCTTTGATCCATAACTCTCAATACGAGGTACAAGTTTTTCCGTTAGCGGATATACAAGAGTCTTTGGGTGTCAACAGCCGCGCCGAACTGGCGGTAGTGGATGAAATTATGCGCTCCCGGATCAATGAAAAATTGATGGCGGCCGGTGTGCGCCTGATTAATCCAAGTGAAACCTATATTCAGGCCTCGGTCAAAATCGGCCCCGATACTACTATTTATCCAAATTGTTATATAGAAGGGGATACTGTCATTGGCTCTAATTGCTTGTTGGAAAGCAATGTGCTGATTCGCAATTGTCGCGTGGCAGATCATGTAAATATTCGCATGGGTAGTTATTTAGACGACAGCTTGGTGGCTGAAAATTGCGAAGTAGGACCGTATGCCCGTTTGCGCCCGGGGGCCGAACTAAAAACCAAAGCCAAAGTGGGCAATTTTTGCGAAGTGAAAAAATCGGTGATTGGGGTGGGCTCTAAAGTCAATCACTTAACCTATATCGGCGATACCGATATGGGTGAAGGGGTAAATATCGGTGCGGGTACGATTACCTGTAACTATGACGGGCAGAAAAAACACCGCACGATTATCGGAGACCATTGTTTTGTGGGCTCTAATACTAATTTTGTAGCACCGGTAGAAGTAAAACCGTACAGTAAAATCGGCGCCGGTTCCACGATTACCAAAGAAGTACCGGAAGGCTCTTTGGCTATTGCGCGCTCGCGTCAGGTTGTATTAGAAAACAAAGGTGTCAAACATGACTAA
- a CDS encoding prepilin-type N-terminal cleavage/methylation domain-containing protein: MNKKRGFTLIELLVVVLIIGILSAIALPQYEKAVMKSRFAEVKMISKAIADGYKLCVLEMGPVSDCASSSNTEFVDFEAPAPLLTGDACLNDDIFCFNTKYWQYGTDDGVEFYVTSLPSSNIHIHGSINGKILNDCSGNVNLCKALGFTNCNSSSCTEP; the protein is encoded by the coding sequence ATGAATAAGAAAAGAGGTTTTACACTAATTGAATTGTTAGTTGTTGTACTCATTATCGGTATTTTATCCGCAATTGCTTTGCCGCAATATGAAAAAGCGGTTATGAAAAGCCGTTTTGCAGAAGTTAAGATGATTTCAAAAGCTATTGCTGATGGATATAAATTATGTGTATTAGAAATGGGGCCGGTTTCTGACTGTGCTTCTTCTTCTAATACAGAATTTGTCGATTTTGAAGCACCTGCTCCTTTATTAACGGGGGACGCGTGTTTGAATGATGATATTTTTTGTTTTAATACAAAATATTGGCAATACGGAACAGATGATGGAGTTGAATTTTATGTTACAAGTCTTCCTTCATCAAATATACATATACATGGGAGCATAAATGGAAAAATTCTGAATGATTGTAGCGGAAATGTTAATTTATGTAAAGCACTAGGTTTTACTAATTGCAATAGCAGTTCTTGTACAGAGCCCTAG
- a CDS encoding GDYXXLXY domain-containing protein, with the protein MKKYLFLCMLTLPLLILASWAGWLAVQRENGREVKVVISGYDPRDLLSGHYIAYTIDWERTDCTQFNEQGVCPKKDFCQEARWGRQCRFYISDVRAKALDDLFRYHNREYLFEVVYAYLSGQSPIAKELLINGQDWETFLDSNKQ; encoded by the coding sequence ATGAAAAAGTACCTATTTCTCTGTATGCTTACGCTTCCTTTATTGATTTTAGCCAGTTGGGCGGGTTGGTTGGCTGTCCAACGGGAAAACGGCCGCGAGGTCAAGGTGGTAATCAGCGGATACGACCCGCGAGATTTATTATCGGGGCATTATATTGCCTATACGATTGATTGGGAGCGTACGGATTGCACGCAATTTAACGAACAGGGCGTTTGCCCTAAAAAAGATTTTTGTCAAGAAGCCCGTTGGGGCCGTCAATGCCGTTTTTATATATCGGACGTGCGGGCGAAAGCATTAGACGATTTGTTCCGTTATCACAACCGAGAGTATCTTTTTGAGGTTGTTTATGCTTATTTGTCCGGTCAGTCTCCAATCGCCAAAGAATTATTGATTAACGGGCAAGACTGGGAAACTTTTTTGGATAGTAACAAGCAGTAA
- a CDS encoding DUF2157 domain-containing protein, translated as MSLSKKTDTWVEQQIITPEQRNKILAFESQKSNRTFWNTAFIIASSLIGLGICLLIAANWAVLPAWLKLVCDFAIFGGFIYGLYETTQKKRNGWKELFAILCFLMVGGTIGLIGQIFHLNGGWHNFACGWALLSLPFIILTRSSFFNIAWLVIILSALPFERFEKYIEVFFKELTLCQLILLLCFYGLYMAGELLHEKIAAYTQLSKNAARLCLWSAYCLVFYIGSYWGLCNKTLSSQLYAHAIVFGFLAFRMYTALRGGQVGPFKRNAILVEIYIFLIFISNMGVLWTTGLAFIAGGLLVLGFIYVLRRTLRYIKNMEAFQ; from the coding sequence ATGTCTTTATCCAAAAAAACAGACACATGGGTTGAACAACAAATCATTACACCAGAGCAACGGAATAAAATACTTGCTTTTGAATCTCAAAAAAGTAATCGTACTTTTTGGAATACGGCTTTTATTATTGCAAGCAGTCTCATAGGGCTGGGGATTTGTTTATTAATAGCGGCCAATTGGGCGGTTTTACCCGCTTGGCTCAAATTAGTATGTGATTTTGCTATATTTGGCGGTTTTATTTACGGTTTGTATGAGACCACACAAAAGAAAAGAAACGGTTGGAAGGAGTTATTTGCCATTTTGTGCTTTTTAATGGTCGGCGGAACGATTGGTCTAATCGGACAAATATTCCATTTGAACGGCGGATGGCATAATTTTGCTTGTGGTTGGGCTTTGCTTAGTTTACCGTTTATTATATTAACGCGTTCTTCCTTTTTCAATATAGCTTGGCTCGTGATTATTTTAAGCGCATTGCCCTTTGAACGGTTTGAGAAATATATAGAGGTTTTCTTTAAGGAATTAACTTTATGCCAGTTGATTTTGCTGTTGTGTTTTTACGGTTTGTATATGGCAGGGGAGTTATTGCATGAGAAAATAGCGGCCTATACCCAACTATCTAAAAACGCGGCTCGCTTGTGCTTGTGGAGTGCTTACTGTTTGGTATTTTATATCGGTAGTTATTGGGGGCTTTGTAATAAAACTTTATCCTCTCAATTATACGCCCATGCTATTGTGTTTGGGTTTTTGGCTTTTCGTATGTATACAGCTTTGCGGGGAGGGCAAGTGGGGCCTTTTAAGCGCAATGCCATTTTGGTAGAAATCTATATCTTTTTGATTTTTATATCCAATATGGGCGTTTTGTGGACTACCGGTCTGGCCTTTATTGCCGGAGGTTTGCTGGTGCTTGGATTTATTTATGTGCTTCGTCGTACCCTGCGCTATATTAAAAACATGGAGGCATTCCAATGA
- the mtaB gene encoding tRNA (N(6)-L-threonylcarbamoyladenosine(37)-C(2))-methylthiotransferase MtaB: MKFFLKTFGCRVNQVESQAILEAFSTRGWTPCPMETADLCLLNTCTVTHQADKDVEKLIRQILRRNPTTRLVLTGCYAAAHAAHIRELFPQAELIGKYELGKKLFGTEDLCWTVSGHEGHSRAFIKIQDGCDCFCSYCIVPFARKEKRSKPSEDVLQEIASLVQKGFGEIVLTGINIGNYVCPKSGKDLAALCEDIAHMPGYFRVRFSSIELQTVTDGVIGAMAKYPARFCNYLHLPLQSGCDKVLAEMNRHYNTAQYAQKVASLRARVPGASVFADVIAGFPTETEADFQITYDFIARQKLCGLHVFSYSPRPGTKAAAWPQLAPEVIKARAEKLRELDKKLRADFAASLVDTTQEVFIEEHSGQGMHGVTSNFQQVFIENASEQLHGLIKVRIHRTEGNLCIGCLAKDNE, encoded by the coding sequence ATGAAATTTTTCCTAAAAACATTCGGTTGCCGTGTCAATCAAGTGGAAAGCCAAGCCATTTTAGAGGCATTTTCCACCCGTGGTTGGACGCCTTGCCCTATGGAAACGGCCGATTTATGTTTGCTCAATACGTGTACCGTTACCCATCAGGCCGATAAGGATGTGGAAAAATTAATCCGCCAAATTTTGCGTCGCAATCCTACCACACGTTTAGTGTTGACAGGTTGCTACGCGGCGGCGCATGCGGCACATATTCGCGAACTTTTTCCGCAGGCCGAACTAATTGGAAAATATGAATTGGGGAAAAAATTGTTTGGAACGGAAGATTTGTGCTGGACGGTGTCCGGCCATGAAGGGCATAGTCGTGCTTTTATTAAAATACAGGACGGATGTGATTGCTTTTGTTCGTATTGTATTGTGCCGTTTGCCAGAAAGGAAAAACGTTCTAAACCCTCGGAAGATGTATTGCAGGAAATTGCTTCTTTGGTACAAAAAGGGTTTGGCGAAATTGTGCTGACCGGTATTAACATCGGTAATTATGTATGTCCAAAAAGCGGCAAAGATTTAGCGGCTTTGTGTGAGGATATCGCCCATATGCCGGGGTATTTCCGTGTGCGTTTCTCTTCTATTGAGTTGCAAACTGTAACGGATGGTGTAATCGGCGCGATGGCTAAGTATCCGGCGCGTTTTTGCAATTATTTGCATTTGCCGCTTCAAAGCGGTTGCGATAAAGTGCTAGCGGAGATGAACCGCCATTACAATACCGCCCAATATGCCCAAAAAGTGGCCAGTCTGCGCGCCCGCGTGCCGGGGGCTAGCGTATTTGCCGATGTAATAGCGGGGTTTCCTACGGAAACAGAGGCAGATTTTCAAATCACTTACGATTTTATCGCACGCCAAAAACTATGTGGCTTGCACGTATTTAGTTATTCACCGCGTCCGGGCACAAAGGCTGCTGCATGGCCGCAACTGGCCCCGGAAGTGATTAAGGCCCGGGCGGAAAAATTGCGTGAATTGGATAAAAAATTGCGTGCTGATTTTGCTGCCTCGCTCGTGGATACCACACAAGAGGTGTTTATAGAGGAGCATAGCGGTCAGGGCATGCACGGAGTCACTTCTAATTTCCAACAAGTTTTCATAGAAAATGCTTCCGAGCAATTGCATGGTTTGATCAAAGTCCGTATCCATAGGACGGAAGGCAATTTATGTATAGGGTGCTTGGCAAAGGATAATGAATAG
- a CDS encoding 16S rRNA (uracil(1498)-N(3))-methyltransferase, producing MPQFLADIKETEFFIEGAEAHHVSGVARHTEGDEIKVFDGKGKQYTARITRVQKNFIRGELITRLEIKRSALAVELCFAPTSRTTLEDVLDKCTQLGVCSFQPIYTARSEYDLLKKWEQKQERWQQIIISACKQCSRGEIPVLKTPIDFEQCVARPETPSLLAYEAEETHTLSWGLEKLGKPSTLSIYIGPAGGWTDEEIIVAAQYGVLPVTLGPHILRAETACISACAKLL from the coding sequence ATGCCGCAATTTTTAGCTGATATTAAAGAAACCGAATTTTTTATAGAAGGTGCCGAAGCCCATCATGTGTCGGGCGTGGCGCGTCATACAGAAGGGGACGAAATCAAAGTGTTTGACGGGAAAGGTAAGCAGTACACCGCCCGTATTACCCGCGTGCAGAAAAATTTTATCCGCGGCGAGCTGATTACACGCTTGGAAATCAAACGCTCTGCTTTAGCGGTAGAGTTATGCTTTGCCCCGACCTCCCGCACTACCTTAGAAGATGTACTGGATAAATGTACGCAACTGGGGGTTTGCTCTTTTCAACCGATTTATACCGCGCGCAGTGAATATGATTTGCTGAAGAAATGGGAACAGAAACAGGAACGTTGGCAGCAAATTATTATATCGGCTTGTAAACAATGTTCCCGTGGAGAAATTCCGGTATTAAAAACTCCGATTGATTTTGAGCAATGCGTGGCCCGGCCGGAAACCCCGTCTTTACTGGCCTATGAAGCCGAAGAAACGCATACTTTATCTTGGGGACTGGAAAAACTGGGTAAGCCGTCCACCTTAAGCATTTATATTGGTCCGGCCGGCGGCTGGACAGATGAAGAAATTATCGTAGCGGCGCAATACGGCGTACTGCCGGTGACACTCGGCCCGCATATTCTGCGAGCTGAGACAGCCTGTATTTCTGCGTGCGCTAAATTATTATGA
- a CDS encoding DUF2807 domain-containing protein: MKKIMWFVFLCTCALNIHAKPLIVTGSDQHRGKEIGPVAAFTGLSVSGQTEVDFQQIEDENYTVSLFGPNNLVDLVEVKSEGGALFIHYKEPVVVVGDHHLRVLVLAPSLAHIEVKEQGEVQVVGSLNVTELTIWADGKTEVEIDALQANTVKIHTQGDAEVDVGELTCQFLHIETADKSSVDAQRLSCEQVHALAHNRSDISISGLTGNSVVAETKQAAEIELKGKTDSASLTARDRSEVKASTLQANNADVMAGNSAHIGVRVEGTLNAQTEKRGVVEYRGWPREINRSGKGLVRKNS; this comes from the coding sequence ATGAAAAAAATAATGTGGTTCGTATTTTTATGCACGTGTGCGCTGAACATCCACGCTAAGCCGCTTATAGTAACCGGCAGTGATCAGCACCGCGGCAAGGAAATCGGCCCTGTAGCGGCTTTTACTGGCCTGTCCGTTAGCGGACAGACCGAGGTAGATTTCCAACAAATTGAAGATGAAAATTACACGGTATCTCTATTCGGGCCGAATAATTTGGTGGATTTAGTAGAGGTAAAGAGTGAAGGGGGTGCTTTGTTTATCCACTATAAGGAACCGGTTGTGGTAGTGGGAGATCACCACTTGCGGGTATTGGTATTAGCCCCTTCTTTGGCGCATATTGAAGTAAAAGAACAGGGAGAGGTCCAAGTGGTAGGCTCGTTGAATGTGACGGAACTGACCATTTGGGCAGACGGAAAGACAGAAGTGGAAATAGATGCTTTGCAAGCCAACACCGTAAAGATTCATACCCAAGGAGATGCCGAGGTGGATGTGGGAGAGTTAACTTGCCAATTTTTACATATAGAAACAGCCGATAAATCTTCCGTAGATGCCCAACGGCTTAGCTGTGAACAGGTGCATGCCTTGGCGCATAACCGCTCCGATATTTCTATTTCCGGTTTAACCGGCAATTCTGTAGTGGCTGAAACCAAACAAGCCGCAGAAATAGAATTAAAGGGAAAAACAGATAGCGCTTCCTTAACTGCCCGTGACCGCAGTGAGGTAAAAGCCAGCACTTTGCAAGCAAATAATGCCGATGTTATGGCGGGCAATTCAGCACATATTGGAGTGCGGGTGGAAGGGACGCTCAATGCACAGACCGAAAAGCGCGGCGTCGTAGAATATCGGGGTTGGCCGCGTGAAATCAATCGTTCCGGTAAGGGGCTTGTGCGTAAAAACAGCTAA
- a CDS encoding sel1 repeat family protein, which produces MKTLLRCMVAAAVIGAIVYGVLYKSPQRKAFEAALAQARQGQAAAQMQVAQAYLAGEVITPDVSQAVAWYQKAAAQGDGAAAYELAQLYLTGEKLERDIDSGVSYLKLAAAKNYAPTQYALGRLYQTGTENLPEHLGQAAWWWIKASAQNDPDAQAALEQLQSENPGLVDRVKQLVELEQKAQSEVNAETLVLAEAYQNGDALEKNDEQAEAWYKKLADSNVPQAQYALYQWYMVPTRLDELKALEYLQKAAEGADARAQYEVGDRIYQMAQNPEEYQIAFRWFDLAAQQNHAGGLYMRGIMQMQGQGTAKNIRAAMSSFKQAAELGHADAQYVLGQSYYRGIGVKANRNEARRWLQQARDNGNEQAAALLTQMH; this is translated from the coding sequence ATGAAAACCTTGTTAAGATGCATGGTAGCGGCGGCTGTTATCGGGGCCATTGTGTACGGGGTGTTATATAAAAGCCCCCAACGCAAAGCCTTTGAGGCTGCATTGGCTCAAGCCCGTCAAGGGCAAGCCGCCGCACAAATGCAAGTGGCACAAGCCTATTTGGCAGGAGAAGTAATCACTCCGGACGTGTCGCAAGCGGTGGCATGGTATCAAAAAGCGGCCGCACAGGGAGATGGCGCGGCTGCCTATGAGCTGGCGCAGCTCTATTTAACAGGGGAAAAACTGGAGCGGGATATAGATTCCGGCGTTTCTTATTTGAAGTTGGCGGCGGCAAAAAATTATGCACCGACCCAGTATGCTTTGGGGCGTCTATATCAAACAGGTACCGAAAATCTGCCCGAGCATCTTGGACAAGCGGCTTGGTGGTGGATAAAAGCCAGTGCCCAAAACGATCCGGATGCACAAGCTGCTTTAGAGCAATTACAAAGTGAAAATCCGGGACTGGTTGACCGAGTTAAACAATTAGTCGAGTTGGAGCAAAAAGCGCAATCGGAGGTTAATGCAGAAACACTTGTTTTAGCAGAGGCCTATCAGAATGGGGACGCTTTGGAAAAAAATGACGAGCAGGCCGAGGCATGGTACAAAAAACTGGCTGATTCAAATGTGCCGCAAGCGCAATATGCCTTGTATCAGTGGTACATGGTCCCAACTCGATTAGACGAACTAAAAGCCTTGGAATATTTACAGAAAGCGGCCGAAGGGGCCGATGCCCGTGCTCAGTATGAAGTAGGGGACCGTATTTACCAAATGGCCCAAAATCCGGAAGAATATCAAATCGCCTTTCGGTGGTTTGACTTAGCGGCCCAGCAAAATCATGCCGGCGGTTTGTATATGCGCGGAATTATGCAAATGCAGGGCCAAGGTACCGCCAAGAATATTCGGGCGGCTATGTCTTCTTTTAAGCAGGCGGCAGAATTAGGCCATGCGGATGCTCAATATGTGCTGGGGCAATCCTATTACCGCGGTATTGGGGTCAAAGCCAACCGCAATGAAGCACGCCGGTGGTTGCAACAGGCGCGCGACAACGGAAATGAACAAGCGGCGGCCTTACTGACACAAATGCACTAA
- a CDS encoding prohibitin family protein, protein MRNVSNEAKAVIGLIWVVIFGFFLVIALGSYFTVPAGSVAVKLRFGKIVDSYTEGIHTKIPFVDQVEKFSVRIKKDSFQTEAFSKDLQTVKLTLAINHRILPDTIISIYRNLGPDYTNTVLRPMVEEWTKAVLAKYSAEAVISNRVQVAQELDEILKSKMNEKQVIVSDIAITDFDFSPQFLKAVEEKQIAEQEAKRATNLVEKVKKEAEQKILQAEAEAKSLRLQREVVSDNLIKLRQVEAQLKAIEKWDGRMPTYMAGGEMPFVMVK, encoded by the coding sequence ATGCGAAATGTCAGCAATGAAGCAAAAGCAGTAATAGGATTAATATGGGTGGTGATTTTCGGGTTCTTTCTGGTCATCGCCTTGGGTTCTTATTTCACGGTACCGGCGGGCAGCGTAGCAGTCAAGTTGCGCTTCGGTAAAATAGTGGACTCTTATACGGAAGGTATCCATACCAAAATTCCGTTTGTGGACCAAGTGGAAAAATTCTCCGTGCGTATTAAAAAAGATTCTTTCCAAACAGAAGCTTTTTCAAAAGACTTGCAGACGGTGAAATTAACCTTGGCTATTAACCACCGCATTCTGCCCGATACGATTATTTCTATTTATCGCAACTTAGGCCCGGATTATACCAACACGGTGTTACGTCCTATGGTGGAAGAATGGACTAAAGCCGTACTAGCAAAATATTCCGCCGAAGCAGTAATTTCTAACCGGGTACAAGTGGCGCAGGAACTAGATGAAATTTTGAAGTCTAAAATGAACGAAAAACAAGTGATTGTATCGGACATCGCCATTACGGACTTTGATTTTTCTCCGCAATTTTTGAAAGCCGTAGAAGAGAAACAAATTGCCGAACAAGAAGCCAAACGTGCGACCAATTTAGTGGAAAAAGTGAAAAAAGAAGCCGAGCAGAAAATCTTGCAGGCAGAAGCCGAAGCCAAATCGTTGCGTTTGCAACGCGAAGTGGTATCCGACAACTTGATTAAACTGCGCCAAGTGGAAGCACAACTGAAAGCCATTGAGAAATGGGATGGCCGCATGCCGACGTATATGGCTGGCGGCGAAATGCCCTTTGTCATGGTAAAATAA